From one Streptomyces sp. ICC1 genomic stretch:
- a CDS encoding DUF6716 putative glycosyltransferase, with product MAVLADSDTRWKWGALTARRLAPEPGSAHLTGYLLRGRATPTARQLGEVGVRTDRLTEVTCAGFLADIERERYDVVVLALVGGAAAAVLHGARALWPGPGPRPAFVTGYVGVVYEKLADGLLLRHGADLVLANSRHDADRFRAVYRGVGADADAVVETVLPFLGGAPYSPVGDRTHRVVFAVQPSVPQSRADRSYLLRRAAEHARLHPDREVLVKLRSRPGEHTTHLEELPYQRLAQQLPGGLPSNCRLVYGNMGEVLDTADLLVTVSSTAALESLHRGIPTAVLTDLGVRETLGNHHFLGSGCLASWTELDAGLLPKGDPDWLAAQGVAPAGDGTGVDGTAGDGTGAGGGDAYAAARARLAELTGPGGLPPLAPYYTQATAPGYLPGILARHHLGPDGHPLPGAPRPDQGESRLRRRLRAHLRDAARGAYRHGVQRVAPAIRRLGEL from the coding sequence ATGGCCGTCCTCGCCGATTCCGACACCCGGTGGAAATGGGGAGCGCTCACCGCGCGCCGCCTCGCCCCGGAGCCCGGCTCCGCCCATCTGACCGGATACCTGCTGCGCGGCCGGGCCACGCCCACCGCGCGCCAGCTCGGCGAGGTCGGGGTCCGGACCGACCGGCTCACCGAGGTGACCTGCGCGGGCTTCCTCGCGGACATCGAGCGGGAGCGCTACGACGTGGTCGTCCTCGCGCTCGTCGGCGGAGCCGCGGCGGCCGTCCTGCACGGAGCCCGCGCCCTGTGGCCCGGCCCCGGCCCCCGCCCCGCCTTCGTCACCGGCTACGTCGGCGTCGTGTACGAGAAGCTCGCCGACGGACTGCTGCTGCGGCACGGCGCCGACCTCGTCCTCGCCAACTCCCGCCACGACGCCGACCGGTTCCGCGCCGTGTACCGGGGCGTCGGGGCGGACGCGGACGCCGTCGTGGAGACGGTGCTGCCCTTCCTCGGCGGGGCCCCGTACTCGCCCGTCGGCGACCGGACCCACCGGGTCGTCTTCGCCGTCCAGCCGTCGGTGCCGCAGTCCCGCGCGGACCGCTCGTACCTGCTGCGGCGGGCCGCGGAACACGCCCGGCTGCACCCGGACCGCGAGGTGCTCGTCAAACTGCGCAGCCGCCCGGGGGAGCACACCACCCACCTGGAGGAGCTCCCCTACCAGCGCCTGGCGCAGCAGCTGCCGGGCGGCCTGCCCTCCAACTGCCGCCTGGTGTACGGGAACATGGGCGAGGTCCTGGACACCGCCGACCTGCTGGTCACCGTCTCCTCCACGGCCGCCCTGGAATCCCTGCACCGGGGCATCCCGACGGCCGTCCTCACCGACCTCGGCGTCCGCGAGACCCTGGGCAACCACCACTTCCTGGGCTCGGGCTGCCTGGCCTCCTGGACCGAGCTCGACGCGGGCCTGCTGCCGAAGGGGGACCCGGACTGGCTGGCGGCGCAGGGCGTGGCCCCCGCAGGCGACGGCACGGGCGTCGACGGGACGGCCGGCGACGGCACGGGCGCGGGCGGCGGTGACGCCTACGCCGCGGCCCGGGCCCGGCTCGCGGAGCTGACGGGGCCCGGCGGACTCCCGCCCCTGGCCCCGTACTACACGCAGGCCACCGCACCCGGCTACCTGCCCGGGATCCTGGCCCGCCACCACCTCGGCCCCGACGGGCACCCGCTGCCCGGGGCGCCGCGGCCGGACCAGGGGGAGTCCCGGCTGCGCCGCCGGCTCCGCGCCCACCTGCGCGACGCCGCCCGGGGGGCCTACCGCCACGGCGTCCAGCGCGTCGCGCCGGCGATCCGCCGCCTGGGGGAGCTGTGA
- a CDS encoding glycosyltransferase family 2 protein, which produces MLKLSVVVPFYNVQTYAPDALKSLELNARDDFEFLLVDDRSTDGTSALLERAARELPGASHLRHERNAGLATARNTGLDAARGEYIAFLDGDDWLAPGHLARTLAAIEALSCDFVRTDHVRCTGRARSVQRVPYGPDSVVADPRSAILPAGRTTSVDYPYAWAGMYHRRLLDRGLLHFTDGLRTAEDRPWIWRLHREAESFATVGLPGIFYRRGVSTSLTQIGDERQLDFIRSFDQVLADTAADREFDLLLPKAVRTYCAIIAHHIGSIERFEPAVAKKLRSMSAAALGRMPQDVLDRALDSMDSDRADLLRRLRRRARTADSAASAAAAALGPSPAGVRA; this is translated from the coding sequence GTGCTCAAGCTCTCTGTTGTCGTGCCGTTCTACAACGTGCAGACATACGCGCCGGATGCCCTGAAAAGTCTCGAACTCAACGCCCGGGACGATTTCGAGTTCCTGCTCGTCGACGACCGCTCGACGGACGGGACGAGCGCCCTCCTGGAGCGGGCGGCGCGCGAGCTGCCCGGCGCCTCGCACCTCAGACACGAACGCAACGCCGGCCTGGCGACGGCACGGAACACCGGTCTGGACGCGGCCCGCGGCGAGTACATCGCCTTCCTGGACGGGGACGACTGGCTGGCGCCCGGCCACTTGGCCCGCACCCTCGCCGCCATCGAGGCCCTGAGCTGCGATTTCGTCCGCACCGACCATGTCCGGTGCACGGGCCGGGCGCGCAGTGTGCAGCGCGTCCCCTACGGTCCGGACTCGGTCGTGGCCGATCCGCGGTCCGCGATCCTGCCGGCCGGCCGCACGACCTCGGTGGACTATCCGTACGCCTGGGCGGGGATGTACCACCGGCGGCTGCTGGACCGCGGGCTGCTGCACTTCACGGACGGCCTGCGGACGGCGGAGGACCGGCCGTGGATCTGGCGGCTGCACCGGGAGGCGGAGTCCTTCGCGACGGTCGGCCTGCCCGGGATCTTCTACCGGCGCGGGGTTTCCACCTCGCTGACACAAATCGGCGACGAGCGGCAGCTGGATTTCATCCGATCATTTGATCAAGTACTCGCGGACACGGCCGCCGACCGGGAATTCGATCTTCTCCTTCCCAAAGCCGTCCGAACATACTGCGCAATCATCGCGCACCACATCGGGTCCATCGAAAGGTTCGAACCGGCCGTGGCCAAGAAACTCCGCTCGATGAGCGCGGCCGCACTCGGCCGAATGCCCCAGGACGTCCTGGACCGGGCCCTGGACTCGATGGACTCCGACCGCGCCGACCTGCTCCGCCGGCTGCGCCGCCGCGCCCGGACGGCGGACTCCGCGGCCTCCGCCGCGGCCGCGGCCCTGGGGCCGAGCCCCGCGGGGGTGCGGGCATGA
- a CDS encoding polysialyltransferase family glycosyltransferase, whose protein sequence is MSAGVTQVFLASTLYGTATLAAALDAGCFPPAGRRILLTSNHSATAEVAPGLDSAPGFAALRTRFDEVVDWNAVIAPQHPSTWAPRSDDVPLWERQLRASWGLGSDRVELIVESLQVPPAQSLCRLFAGAAVEVYADGLMSYGPTRFRLDPQLGMRVRRVLHLDLVPGLEPLLLTEFGVRAEVIPAAAFLKVVAALSELEAPLVPAPSDGPPALLLGQYLSALDLMPAAEEEELHMAMVRGAHALGHRELVFKPHPSAPAAYARRAEEEAARLGVRLTVLDAPVLAETLYERLRPALVVGCFSTGLLTAATLYGLPVARTGTGAVLARLDPYPNSNRIPLALADALLPDLDDAAAVRSWTPAAAETAGLLTAVGFTMQPKILAERRPEAERWLAGQLTPRTWRYFTRRRLTALGLPGGIPAQLSFLPRSRTARRVARLLRRAVS, encoded by the coding sequence ATGAGCGCGGGCGTCACCCAGGTCTTCCTGGCCTCCACCCTCTACGGGACGGCCACCCTCGCCGCCGCCCTCGACGCGGGGTGCTTCCCGCCCGCCGGCCGCCGGATCCTGCTGACCAGCAACCACTCCGCCACCGCCGAGGTCGCGCCGGGCCTGGACTCCGCGCCCGGCTTCGCCGCCCTGCGCACCCGCTTCGACGAAGTCGTCGACTGGAACGCCGTCATCGCCCCGCAGCACCCCAGCACCTGGGCCCCGCGCTCCGACGACGTCCCGCTGTGGGAGCGGCAGTTGCGCGCCTCGTGGGGCCTGGGCTCCGACCGGGTCGAGCTGATCGTGGAATCGCTGCAGGTCCCGCCCGCCCAGAGCCTGTGCCGGCTGTTCGCCGGGGCGGCCGTCGAGGTCTACGCGGACGGGCTGATGAGCTACGGGCCCACCCGCTTCCGCCTCGACCCGCAGCTCGGGATGCGCGTCCGGCGGGTGCTGCACCTGGACCTCGTACCGGGCCTGGAGCCGCTGCTGCTGACCGAGTTCGGCGTACGGGCCGAGGTGATCCCGGCCGCGGCCTTCCTCAAGGTCGTGGCTGCGCTGTCCGAGCTCGAGGCCCCGCTCGTCCCGGCCCCCTCGGACGGGCCGCCGGCGCTCCTGCTCGGCCAGTACCTGTCGGCGCTCGACCTGATGCCCGCCGCCGAGGAGGAGGAGCTGCACATGGCGATGGTCCGGGGCGCCCACGCGCTGGGCCACCGCGAGCTGGTCTTCAAACCGCATCCCAGCGCCCCGGCCGCCTACGCGCGGCGGGCCGAGGAGGAGGCGGCACGGCTCGGTGTCCGGCTCACCGTGCTCGACGCCCCGGTGCTCGCCGAGACCCTGTACGAGCGGCTGCGCCCGGCCCTGGTCGTCGGCTGCTTCTCCACGGGACTGCTGACCGCGGCCACGCTGTACGGACTCCCGGTCGCCCGGACCGGCACCGGGGCCGTGCTCGCGCGGCTGGACCCGTACCCGAACAGCAACCGGATCCCGCTGGCGCTGGCCGACGCCCTGCTGCCGGACCTCGACGACGCGGCGGCCGTGCGCTCCTGGACCCCGGCCGCGGCCGAGACGGCCGGCCTGCTCACGGCGGTCGGCTTCACGATGCAGCCCAAGATCCTGGCGGAGCGCCGGCCCGAGGCCGAGCGGTGGCTGGCCGGGCAGCTGACCCCGCGCACCTGGCGCTACTTCACCCGCCGCCGGCTCACCGCCCTGGGCCTGCCGGGCGGCATTCCGGCGCAGCTGTCCTTCCTGCCCCGCAGCCGCACGGCCCGCCGCGTGGCCCGGCTGCTGCGCAGGGCGGTCAGCTGA
- the leuE gene encoding leucine efflux protein LeuE, protein MLGVTDLPTYLAGLVLIILLPGPNSLYVLSVAARRGVRVGYKAACGVFTGDAVLMTLAAVGAGALLQTSPLLFGVVKLLGAGYLTWLAVGMLRGAWTMWRSRHERAAAKDAAEAAAAAGTAGEAERPYRRALLISLFNPKAILFLMSFFVQFVDPSYAYPALSFLLLGGLMQIGSFLYLTTLIFGGTRLAAAFSSRKRLAAGASSAAGVLFLGFAAKLAVS, encoded by the coding sequence ATGCTGGGTGTCACAGATCTTCCGACGTATCTCGCCGGCCTCGTGCTGATCATTCTGCTGCCGGGCCCGAACTCGCTCTACGTGCTGTCCGTCGCCGCGCGCCGCGGGGTCCGCGTGGGCTACAAGGCCGCCTGCGGCGTCTTCACCGGGGACGCCGTGCTCATGACCCTGGCCGCGGTCGGCGCCGGGGCCCTGCTCCAGACCAGCCCGCTGCTCTTCGGCGTCGTCAAACTGCTCGGCGCCGGATACCTGACCTGGCTCGCCGTCGGCATGCTGCGGGGCGCGTGGACGATGTGGCGCTCGCGGCACGAGCGCGCCGCGGCCAAGGACGCGGCCGAAGCAGCTGCGGCCGCCGGGACCGCCGGCGAGGCGGAGCGGCCCTACCGGCGGGCGCTGCTGATCAGCCTGTTCAACCCGAAGGCCATCCTCTTCCTGATGTCCTTCTTCGTGCAGTTCGTGGACCCCTCCTACGCCTACCCGGCGCTGTCCTTCCTGCTGCTGGGCGGGCTGATGCAGATCGGCAGCTTCCTCTACCTGACCACGCTGATCTTCGGCGGCACCCGGCTGGCGGCGGCCTTCAGCAGCCGCAAGCGGCTCGCCGCCGGGGCCAGCTCGGCGGCGGGCGTCCTGTTCCTGGGCTTCGCCGCCAAGCTCGCCGTCAGCTGA
- a CDS encoding methylmalonyl-CoA mutase family protein, which yields MDRHAERHTESGVPIEPVYRPGDLAGWDPVTELGEPGAFPYTRGVYPTMYTGRPWTMRQYAGFATAAESNARYRQLIGSGAAGLSVAFDLPTQMGHDSDAPLAHGEVGKVGVAIDSVEDMRVLFDGIPLDRVSTSMTINAPAALLLLLYQLVAEEQGIGADALTGTVQNDVLKEYIARGTYIFPPGPSLRLTADTFRYCRAELPRWNTISISGYHMAEAGASPAQEIAFTLANAIAYVRTALAAGMEVDAFAPRLSFFFVARTTLLEEVAKFRAARRIWARVMREEFGARDPKSLMLRFHTQTAGVQLTAQQPELNLVRVAVQGLAAVLGGTQSLHTNSFDEAIALPTEKSARLALRTQQVLAYETDVPHTVDPFAGSYAVERMTDDVEAAALALMRRVEDMGGAVAAIEAGFQKGEIERNAYRIARETESGERVVVGVNRFALAEEEPYEPLRVDPAIEDRQRAALAALRAGRDGAAVAAALAAVRETAAGTGNVLYPVREALRARATVGEVCGALREVWGTYVPADSTW from the coding sequence ATGGACCGGCACGCGGAGCGGCACACCGAGAGCGGCGTCCCGATCGAGCCGGTCTACCGGCCGGGCGACTTGGCGGGTTGGGACCCCGTGACCGAACTGGGCGAACCCGGGGCCTTTCCGTACACCCGCGGGGTCTACCCGACGATGTACACCGGACGGCCCTGGACGATGCGCCAGTACGCCGGCTTCGCCACCGCCGCCGAGTCCAACGCCCGCTACCGGCAGCTCATCGGGAGCGGCGCCGCCGGACTGTCCGTGGCCTTCGACCTGCCCACCCAGATGGGCCACGACTCCGACGCCCCGCTCGCGCACGGCGAGGTCGGCAAAGTGGGCGTCGCCATCGACTCGGTCGAGGACATGCGGGTGCTGTTCGACGGGATCCCGCTCGACCGGGTCTCCACCTCGATGACCATCAACGCGCCCGCCGCGCTGCTGCTCCTGCTCTACCAGCTGGTCGCCGAAGAACAGGGGATCGGGGCCGACGCCCTGACCGGCACGGTCCAGAACGACGTGCTGAAGGAGTACATCGCACGGGGGACCTACATCTTCCCGCCCGGACCGTCCCTCAGGTTGACGGCCGACACCTTCCGCTACTGCCGGGCCGAACTGCCCCGGTGGAACACCATCTCCATCTCCGGCTACCACATGGCCGAGGCCGGGGCCTCGCCCGCGCAGGAGATCGCCTTCACCCTCGCCAACGCGATCGCGTACGTGCGCACCGCACTGGCCGCCGGGATGGAGGTCGACGCGTTCGCGCCCCGGCTGTCCTTCTTCTTCGTCGCCCGCACCACCCTCCTGGAGGAGGTCGCGAAGTTCCGCGCGGCCCGGCGGATCTGGGCCCGCGTCATGCGCGAGGAGTTCGGGGCCCGGGACCCGAAGTCGCTGATGCTGCGCTTCCACACCCAGACCGCCGGGGTCCAGCTGACGGCGCAGCAGCCCGAGCTCAACCTCGTACGGGTGGCCGTGCAGGGGCTGGCCGCCGTGCTGGGCGGCACCCAGTCGCTGCACACCAACTCCTTCGACGAGGCGATCGCGCTGCCCACCGAGAAGTCGGCCCGCCTCGCGCTGCGCACCCAGCAGGTGCTGGCGTACGAGACGGACGTGCCGCACACGGTGGACCCCTTCGCGGGGTCGTACGCGGTGGAGCGGATGACGGACGACGTGGAGGCGGCGGCGCTCGCCCTGATGCGGCGGGTCGAGGACATGGGCGGGGCGGTGGCCGCGATCGAGGCGGGCTTCCAGAAGGGGGAGATCGAGCGGAACGCCTACCGGATCGCGCGGGAGACGGAGAGCGGCGAGCGGGTGGTGGTCGGGGTCAACCGGTTCGCGCTGGCCGAGGAGGAGCCGTACGAGCCGCTGCGGGTGGATCCGGCCATCGAGGACCGGCAGCGGGCCGCGCTGGCGGCGCTGCGGGCGGGGCGCGACGGCGCGGCCGTGGCCGCGGCCCTGGCGGCGGTCCGGGAGACGGCCGCGGGGACGGGGAACGTGCTGTACCCGGTGCGGGAGGCGTTGCGGGCGAGGGCCACGGTGGGGGAGGTGTGCGGTGCGCTGCGGGAGGTGTGGGGGACGTACGTGCCGGCCGATTCCACCTGGTGA
- a CDS encoding L,D-transpeptidase family protein yields the protein MHRQKVIIRALGLATAVALAATACGPQKSGATGSGSSAPASPTAVASPETSPSSDAKPGDASPSPSASASASPSASASPSPTVKQVMANGDDSEQVRELQARLRQLKLMSVAPTGFYGSKTTAAVKSFQTKNGLSATGGVDEPTWKKVQSLSKKPTADELRPPTVNEADAPDPRCMEGRVMCISKESRTLAWMIDGKVISTMDVRFGSENTPTREGVFKVDRKEKDWVSTIYHTPMPYAMFFSGGQAVHYSADFAARGYAGASHGCVNVRDKGKLSALFSSVQNGDKVVVYW from the coding sequence ATGCACCGCCAGAAAGTCATAATCCGCGCACTCGGCCTGGCCACCGCCGTCGCACTCGCCGCGACCGCCTGCGGTCCGCAGAAGTCGGGGGCCACGGGCTCCGGTTCTTCCGCGCCCGCGTCGCCCACGGCGGTCGCCTCTCCCGAGACCTCGCCGTCCTCGGACGCCAAGCCCGGCGACGCCTCCCCGTCCCCGTCGGCTTCCGCTTCCGCCTCCCCGTCGGCCTCCGCCTCGCCTTCGCCGACCGTGAAGCAGGTCATGGCCAACGGTGACGACAGCGAGCAGGTCCGCGAGCTCCAGGCCCGGCTGCGGCAGCTGAAGCTGATGTCGGTCGCGCCGACCGGGTTCTACGGCTCGAAGACGACCGCCGCGGTCAAGTCCTTCCAGACGAAGAACGGCCTGAGCGCCACCGGCGGCGTGGACGAGCCCACTTGGAAGAAGGTCCAGAGCCTCTCCAAGAAGCCGACCGCCGACGAGCTGCGCCCGCCGACCGTCAACGAGGCCGACGCGCCCGACCCGCGCTGCATGGAGGGCCGCGTCATGTGCATCAGCAAGGAGAGCCGCACCCTCGCCTGGATGATCGACGGCAAGGTCATCTCCACGATGGACGTGCGCTTCGGCTCGGAGAACACCCCGACCCGCGAGGGCGTGTTCAAGGTGGACCGCAAGGAGAAGGACTGGGTGTCGACGATCTACCACACGCCGATGCCGTACGCGATGTTCTTCAGCGGCGGCCAGGCCGTGCACTACTCGGCCGACTTCGCCGCCCGCGGTTACGCCGGCGCCTCGCACGGCTGCGTGAACGTCCGGGACAAGGGCAAGCTGTCGGCGCTCTTCAGCTCGGTCCAGAACGGCGACAAGGTCGTCGTCTACTGGTGA
- a CDS encoding RNA polymerase sigma factor: MLGDDAELTTAVLAAQDGDENAFRTVYRAVHPRLLGYVRTLVGDGDAEDVTSEAWLQIARDIDSFTGDADRFRGWAARIARNRALDHIRMRGRRPAVGGDETELTGHAADSDTAVEAMESLSTCRTMALIAQLPQDQAEAVVLRVVVGLDAKSAAETLGKRPGAVRTAAHRGLKKLAELLGAEGGFEPDSDIDSGLGRGLGDNGGGQARDAGGERDLDGVPAQRAHGGGLVEQTGVTHSRWRTQKDM, from the coding sequence TTGCTGGGGGACGACGCGGAGCTGACCACCGCGGTGCTCGCGGCACAAGACGGCGACGAGAACGCGTTCCGTACTGTGTACCGCGCCGTGCACCCACGCCTGCTCGGATACGTCCGCACGCTCGTCGGCGACGGCGACGCGGAGGACGTCACCTCCGAGGCCTGGCTGCAGATCGCCCGCGACATCGACTCCTTCACCGGCGACGCCGACCGCTTCCGCGGCTGGGCCGCCCGGATCGCGCGCAACCGCGCCCTCGACCACATCCGCATGCGCGGCCGGCGCCCCGCCGTCGGCGGCGACGAGACCGAGCTGACGGGCCACGCCGCCGATTCCGACACCGCCGTCGAAGCCATGGAGTCCCTCTCCACCTGCCGCACGATGGCGCTCATAGCCCAGCTCCCGCAGGACCAGGCGGAAGCCGTCGTCCTGCGGGTCGTCGTCGGCCTGGACGCCAAGAGCGCGGCCGAGACCCTGGGCAAGCGGCCCGGCGCGGTACGCACCGCCGCCCACCGGGGACTGAAGAAACTCGCCGAGCTGCTCGGCGCGGAGGGCGGTTTCGAGCCTGACTCCGACATCGACTCCGGACTGGGGCGCGGCCTCGGCGATAATGGCGGTGGCCAGGCGCGGGACGCGGGGGGCGAGAGGGATCTCGACGGCGTTCCGGCGCAGCGGGCCCATGGCGGGGGCCTCGTAGAACAAACCGGTGTGACGCATTCACGTTGGCGGACGCAGAAGGACATGTGA
- a CDS encoding 2-oxo-4-hydroxy-4-carboxy-5-ureidoimidazoline decarboxylase: MSSHLPAQARGSSDPFHGSGLARFNALSPESAHAALLHCCGSRRWAHRVAAHRPYPDAGALLAAADEASYDLSQADLSEALACEFPPELEQGASFAALLALDAAHAEYERTFGHAFVICLDGHTPEEQADQLLAAIRRRMELEVDEERAISADELRRVAQARLADLTRWLTSTDGMSSVEFGLFAPVG; encoded by the coding sequence CTGTCCAGCCACCTTCCGGCACAGGCCCGCGGCAGCTCCGACCCCTTCCACGGCTCCGGGCTCGCGCGGTTCAACGCCCTGTCCCCCGAGTCCGCCCACGCCGCCCTGCTGCACTGCTGCGGCAGCCGGCGCTGGGCCCACCGGGTGGCCGCCCACCGCCCCTACCCCGACGCCGGCGCGCTACTCGCCGCCGCGGACGAAGCCTCGTACGACCTCTCCCAGGCGGATCTCTCCGAGGCGCTGGCCTGCGAGTTCCCGCCGGAGCTGGAGCAAGGGGCCTCGTTCGCCGCCCTGCTCGCGCTGGACGCGGCCCACGCGGAATACGAGCGGACCTTTGGCCACGCCTTCGTGATCTGCCTCGACGGGCACACCCCGGAGGAGCAGGCGGACCAGCTGCTGGCCGCCATCCGGCGGCGGATGGAGCTGGAGGTGGACGAGGAGCGCGCGATCTCCGCGGACGAGCTCCGTCGTGTCGCGCAGGCCCGGCTGGCCGATCTGACACGCTGGCTGACCTCGACAGATGGGATGTCCTCCGTCGAATTCGGGCTATTCGCCCCTGTGGGATAG
- the sdhC gene encoding succinate dehydrogenase, cytochrome b556 subunit, which yields MPAGTLYRGREGMWSWVAHRVTGVLIFFFLFVHVLDTALVRVSPEAYDDVVATYKTPIVALLEYGLVAAILFHALNGLRVIAVDFWSKGPRYQKQMLWSVVGVWIVLMAGAVYPVLHHAYLELFGK from the coding sequence GTGCCGGCTGGAACGTTGTACCGCGGCCGGGAAGGAATGTGGTCCTGGGTGGCTCATCGAGTCACCGGCGTCCTCATTTTCTTCTTCCTGTTCGTACACGTCCTCGACACCGCTCTCGTCCGCGTCTCTCCCGAGGCGTACGACGATGTCGTGGCTACCTACAAGACTCCGATCGTCGCGCTGCTGGAGTACGGCCTCGTCGCCGCAATCCTGTTCCACGCGCTCAACGGTCTCCGTGTCATCGCCGTGGACTTCTGGTCCAAGGGCCCGCGCTACCAGAAGCAGATGCTCTGGTCCGTCGTGGGCGTCTGGATCGTGCTGATGGCCGGGGCCGTGTACCCCGTGCTGCACCACGCCTACCTCGAACTGTTCGGGAAGTGA